The Pontibacter sp. SGAir0037 DNA segment AGAAAAAGTAGGAAAGACCTATAAAGTATTATTCGACCGCAAAGAGAGCGGCTATTTTGTAGGCCGTACACAATACGATTCTCCTGAAGTAGACAATGAAGTATTGGTACCTGCTACAGATACTTACGTAAGGATCGGAGACTTTGCTCAAGTAAAGATCACCGACTCTTCCGATTTTGATTTATATGGAGAAGTGGTAGTATAGGAGCTCTCCCTGCTCTCTCCTGAAACAGGGAAGGGCAGGGAGGTTTTACTTCAGTACATACTTACTCAGCACTTTATACGCCTCATTTACATTATCGCCTTTTCTGAACTCCTGCTTTATAGTTGGGGTGGATTCACCTGTTAGCCAGATCTTCAGTTCAGCGTCAAAATCCATCATGCCGGCACTTTCTTTAGAGAACATTTTAATGCTGGCGTAGGGAATGCTCTGGTAATCGATTTTAGAGCCGGTAATACCCTGTTTATAAACCATAATAAGGCGTTTGTTGGTAAATACCAGCATGTCGCGGATAAGCTTAAAAGCTTTTTCTATCTGCTCATCAGGAAGCAGAATTGGCTGAAATTCTTTGCTTATTTTGTCTGTAGATACTTCGGAGGCATGCCCCATTAAGCCATTTAACAATCCCATAGTTTTATAGTTTAAGTTTTCTTTTCGGGTAGCGGAACTATCGTATTTACTGTTTTTTTGCCAGCAGTTGCTCTATATAAGGCTCTATTTTCTCTGGCTTAGTGATTGGCGCGAAACGTTTTACCGGCTTACCGTTTGAATCAATTAGAAACTTAGTAAAATTCCACTTGATTCTAGTGCCAAACAACCCGCCCAGCTTAGCTTTCAAATACTTAAATACGGGGTGTGTATTGTCTCCGTTCACATCTATTTTATCGAACATGGGGAAGCTAACACCATAGTTAATCAGGCAGCCTTCTTCTATTTCTTTTCTGCCTCCAGGCTCCTGGTTTCCAAACTGGTTGCAGGGAAAGCCAAGAATAACAAGACCTTCATCCTTATGCTTTTGGTAAAGTGTTTCCAATCCCTCGTATTGCGGAGTAAGGCCACATTTACTGGCCGTGTTCACCACTAAAACTACTTTGCCTTTATAAGACTCCATCGGTACTTGCTTTCCCTGAAGAGATGTGGCCGATAGCTGATAAAATTCTTTTTCCATTAATTTCCTGTGTTTGCTCAAATATAAGCTTTATCTGATAACCGGAAATTCCACTATAAAGTTTTAGTGAATCATTTTGCCCCGGAAGCTTTTAAATGCGATCAGAAGCAAGACTGGGTAAATGAGGCGAGGGGCAAAAGAAAAGGCAAAATAAGTATCCTTATTTTGCCCGTAGTATCATCTGTAGAATTTGATCAGATAGGTTTGATGCCTCTTGTCATCTCACGTTTTCCCGGAGGTCCGGGCAGAGCTTCCACCTCAAATCCGGCTGCTTTTAAGCTTCTTTTAAAAGATCCTTTCGCACAATAAGTTACCAGAATTCCGCCAGGGCGAAGGGCATTGTACAGTTTCACGAACATGGCATCTTCCCAAAGCTCCGGTTGCTTCTCAGGAGCAAAGGCATCAAAATAAACAATGTCGTAATAAGAATCAGGAGAGTAGAATTCCTCTAGCGCCTCGTGTATCTTCTGCAAAGTGAAGTATGGGATCAGGCTAACAGGCTCATTCCAGGGGCTGGAGTGCATTTCTGTAAAAGTATCATACAGCTCAGGGTTCAGGATCAGCTTGTTGTAGTGCAGCTTATTCACCACTTCCGGGCCTAACGGATACTTTTCCAGGGTGTCGTACTGTATAAAAGCCTTGTGCGAAAGAGCATATGGGTAGGTAAGAATGGCGTTGAGGCCAGTGCCAAAACCTACTTCTAAAATCTTGATATCCTTCTTAATATTAAGCACATGTTCCAGCCCATGCTTAATAAAAACATGACGCGACTCTTGTAAGGCTCCATGCACCGAATGATAGTGCTCGTTCAGCTTTGGAACATATAGGGTATTAGACCCATCTTTGGTCTGTCGTATTTCGAGGAGCATATTTTTTGTGTTACCTTACAAATATAAGTATATGTTATACGTGTGTGCAATAGTATGTACTCACTTTAGTAATTGGGAGTATGCAGCATACGTATATATTATTCCTATGTTATAGCCTTTAAAGAAATAACTATGGCGCGAATAAAAGTAGAAATACCTGAAACTACAATTTTTGAAACACAGCTACCAATCAGGATAACCGACTTAAACTATGGAAACCACTTAGGCAACGATGCCTTGCTATCAATTTTGCATGAAGCCAGACTTCGTTTACTGCAAAGCCTTGGCTACACAGAGCTGAACCTGGGGGGAACCAGTATGATTATGGCCGATGTAGCAATAGAGTATAAAGGCGAAGGCTTTTACGGAGACACACTCACTATAAAAATGGCTTTTGCCGATATGCATAGGTATGGTTTCGATATCACCTACCATGTACTGAACCAGCTTAGCAAAGAAGTAGCCCGGGCCAAGACCGGAATACTTTGCTTTAACTACACTACCCGAAAATTGATGCCGTTGCCCGATGAAGTAAAGGCTAAAATTGAAACTAATGCCTGAGGAATTTTGTAATTTTGCAGTATGAACTTAATTGCAGACATAAACATCATCAATAAAAAGGATATCCGTAAGTTATCTCTGGACGACCTGAAGGCTTGGCTGGTAGAGAATGGCGAAAAA contains these protein-coding regions:
- a CDS encoding thioesterase family protein — protein: MARIKVEIPETTIFETQLPIRITDLNYGNHLGNDALLSILHEARLRLLQSLGYTELNLGGTSMIMADVAIEYKGEGFYGDTLTIKMAFADMHRYGFDITYHVLNQLSKEVARAKTGILCFNYTTRKLMPLPDEVKAKIETNA
- a CDS encoding glutathione peroxidase yields the protein MEKEFYQLSATSLQGKQVPMESYKGKVVLVVNTASKCGLTPQYEGLETLYQKHKDEGLVILGFPCNQFGNQEPGGRKEIEEGCLINYGVSFPMFDKIDVNGDNTHPVFKYLKAKLGGLFGTRIKWNFTKFLIDSNGKPVKRFAPITKPEKIEPYIEQLLAKKQ
- the mnmD gene encoding tRNA (5-methylaminomethyl-2-thiouridine)(34)-methyltransferase MnmD, which codes for MLLEIRQTKDGSNTLYVPKLNEHYHSVHGALQESRHVFIKHGLEHVLNIKKDIKILEVGFGTGLNAILTYPYALSHKAFIQYDTLEKYPLGPEVVNKLHYNKLILNPELYDTFTEMHSSPWNEPVSLIPYFTLQKIHEALEEFYSPDSYYDIVYFDAFAPEKQPELWEDAMFVKLYNALRPGGILVTYCAKGSFKRSLKAAGFEVEALPGPPGKREMTRGIKPI
- a CDS encoding PH domain-containing protein, which encodes MGLLNGLMGHASEVSTDKISKEFQPILLPDEQIEKAFKLIRDMLVFTNKRLIMVYKQGITGSKIDYQSIPYASIKMFSKESAGMMDFDAELKIWLTGESTPTIKQEFRKGDNVNEAYKVLSKYVLK